One Sphingomonas sp. LHG3406-1 genomic window carries:
- a CDS encoding S9 family peptidase, producing the protein MIKRTLLLAAAAAVLAPVAAAEARPMTATDLQNMRRLGAPEVSPDGRTAIFSLSTTDLDKNRRNNVLHSLDLTRAGAAPQPVAGAEGASDAVFGPDGAIYFLKAVGERAQLHRMVMGQAAVAISDFGADVSGFRIAPDGRNVIVWADQRDCPDLACAATTFAAPEPGSGKVYNELFVRHWDTWVEPGTRSRIYSFPLSGGKLQGMGVRVTGELVGDTPSKPYGGGEEIAISRDGRTVYFALREAGRIEPKSTNLDIFAAPIDGSAPPVNLTDANAATDNLPTVSPDGRTLAYVAMKRPGYEADRLVIMLRDLASGRTRALTEGWDRSVGSLTWARDGRSLVVEAQDTLETPLFRVDVASGRVTRLTREGTAHNARALPNGDVLLAINSVQVPDDLYRLDRRGRLAQLTAVNRALLAELDPVTFEKWSFAGASNDTVWGYTFKPANAPAAKLPVAFIVHGGPQGSFNNSWSYRWNPRAFSAGKYAVVSVDFHGSTGYGQAFTDAIRNDWGGKPLEDLQKGWAFALSKDAQLDGTRACALGGSYGGYMTNWIAGRWPDAFKCLVTHNGIFDTRSMGYMTEELWFTEWENGGSPFEVPANYEKHNPLNYVANWKTPNLIIIGDRDYRVPYTQGLGAFTALQRREVPSRLLRFPDENHWVLKPVNSIQWYREVHRWLDRWTGGQPIMGGGTTTQK; encoded by the coding sequence ATGATCAAGCGCACCCTGCTCCTCGCGGCTGCCGCCGCCGTCCTCGCCCCCGTCGCCGCCGCCGAAGCCCGGCCGATGACCGCCACAGACCTTCAGAACATGCGTCGCCTCGGCGCGCCGGAAGTGTCGCCGGACGGCCGCACCGCCATCTTCAGCCTGTCGACCACCGATCTCGACAAGAACCGTCGCAACAACGTGCTGCACAGCCTCGACCTCACCAGGGCCGGCGCCGCGCCGCAGCCGGTCGCCGGAGCCGAGGGCGCGAGCGATGCCGTGTTCGGGCCCGATGGTGCGATCTACTTCCTCAAGGCCGTCGGCGAGCGTGCTCAGCTGCACCGCATGGTGATGGGCCAGGCCGCGGTGGCGATCAGCGACTTCGGCGCCGATGTCTCCGGTTTCAGGATTGCGCCGGACGGCCGCAACGTCATCGTCTGGGCCGACCAGCGCGACTGCCCGGACCTTGCCTGCGCCGCCACCACCTTCGCCGCGCCCGAGCCCGGGTCCGGCAAGGTCTATAACGAGCTGTTCGTCCGCCACTGGGACACGTGGGTCGAGCCCGGCACCCGCAGCCGCATCTACTCCTTCCCGTTGAGCGGCGGAAAGCTGCAGGGCATGGGCGTGCGCGTCACCGGCGAGCTGGTCGGCGACACCCCGTCCAAGCCCTATGGCGGCGGCGAGGAGATCGCCATCTCGCGCGATGGCCGGACCGTCTATTTCGCCCTTCGCGAGGCCGGCCGGATCGAGCCCAAGTCGACCAACCTCGACATCTTCGCCGCGCCGATCGACGGCTCTGCGCCGCCGGTAAACCTCACCGACGCCAATGCCGCGACCGACAATCTGCCGACCGTCTCGCCCGACGGCCGGACGCTCGCCTATGTCGCGATGAAGCGCCCCGGCTACGAAGCCGACCGATTGGTGATCATGCTGCGCGATCTCGCCAGCGGCCGCACCCGCGCCCTCACCGAAGGCTGGGATCGCTCGGTCGGCTCACTGACCTGGGCGAGGGACGGCAGGAGCCTCGTCGTCGAGGCGCAGGACACGCTCGAGACCCCGCTGTTCCGGGTTGACGTCGCCAGCGGCAGGGTCACGCGCCTCACCCGCGAAGGCACTGCCCACAATGCGCGCGCCCTGCCGAACGGCGACGTGCTGCTCGCGATCAACTCGGTCCAGGTACCCGACGACCTCTACCGCCTCGACCGGCGCGGCCGGCTTGCCCAGCTCACCGCCGTCAACCGCGCGCTGCTTGCCGAGCTCGATCCGGTCACCTTCGAGAAGTGGAGCTTCGCCGGCGCCAGCAACGACACCGTCTGGGGCTATACCTTCAAGCCCGCCAATGCGCCGGCGGCCAAGCTTCCCGTCGCCTTCATCGTCCATGGCGGACCGCAGGGCAGCTTCAACAACAGCTGGTCCTACCGCTGGAATCCGCGCGCCTTCTCGGCCGGCAAATATGCCGTGGTCAGCGTCGATTTCCACGGCTCCACCGGCTACGGCCAGGCCTTCACCGACGCCATTCGCAACGACTGGGGCGGCAAGCCGCTCGAGGACCTGCAGAAGGGCTGGGCCTTCGCCTTGTCGAAGGATGCGCAGCTCGACGGCACCCGCGCCTGCGCGCTCGGCGGCAGCTACGGCGGCTACATGACCAACTGGATCGCCGGCCGCTGGCCCGACGCCTTCAAGTGCCTGGTCACTCACAATGGCATCTTCGACACCCGTTCGATGGGCTACATGACCGAGGAATTGTGGTTCACGGAGTGGGAGAATGGCGGCTCGCCGTTCGAGGTGCCGGCCAACTACGAGAAGCATAATCCGCTGAACTACGTCGCCAACTGGAAGACGCCGAACCTCATCATCATCGGCGACCGCGATTATCGCGTGCCCTATACGCAAGGGCTCGGCGCCTTCACTGCGCTCCAGCGCCGGGAGGTTCCCAGCCGCCTGCTCCGCTTCCCGGACGAGAACCATTGGGTGCTGAAGCCGGTCAACTCCATCCAATGGTACCGCGAGGTCCACCGCTGGCTCGACCGGTGGACCGGCGGGCAGCCGATCATGGGCGGGGGAACGACCACGCAGAAGTAA
- a CDS encoding DUF2497 domain-containing protein yields the protein MPGREPSMEDILASIKKVIAEEKELRSTGQVTVPAPVVEPIEEPSPDAPPVAAPHEVLELDEMVPEEAPRPPAPSVDLGPPLVSEDAAAASRARLAALQEAAAAAPPPPAVNPLEQMVRDMLRPMLKDWLDQHLPAIVDEHVKREIGRITGQQL from the coding sequence ATGCCCGGCCGCGAACCCTCGATGGAAGACATACTCGCCTCGATCAAGAAAGTGATCGCGGAGGAGAAGGAGCTGCGCTCCACCGGCCAGGTGACGGTGCCCGCGCCCGTGGTCGAGCCGATCGAAGAGCCGTCACCCGACGCGCCGCCAGTCGCCGCGCCGCACGAGGTGCTCGAACTCGACGAGATGGTCCCCGAGGAAGCGCCCAGGCCGCCGGCGCCCTCGGTCGACCTCGGCCCGCCGCTGGTCAGCGAGGATGCCGCCGCGGCCAGCCGCGCCCGGCTCGCCGCGCTGCAGGAGGCTGCCGCCGCCGCGCCGCCGCCGCCCGCGGTCAATCCGCTCGAGCAGATGGTGCGCGACATGCTCCGGCCGATGCTCAAGGACTGGCTCGACCAGCATCTGCCGGCGATCGTCGACGAGCATGTGAAGCGCGAGATCGGCCGCATCACGGGGCAGCAGCTCTAG